The following coding sequences lie in one Arachis ipaensis cultivar K30076 chromosome B03, Araip1.1, whole genome shotgun sequence genomic window:
- the LOC107628880 gene encoding post-GPI attachment to proteins factor 3 translates to MLVRYVVAFLLGLLWSVLVVDASLGDADPHYRSCVTQCQENGCVGKKCFPNCKFSSDGVLIDRPWYMQDSLYIQWKKWDCQSDCRYYCMLEREKEKELHSLGPVKYHGKWPFKRIYGMQEPASVAFSALNLAMHFHGWISFFILLYYKLPLKYGKKPYYEYSGLWHIYALLSLNSWFWSAVFHSRDVDLTEKLDYSSAVVLLGYSLILAILRGFNVKDEATRVMVSAPLIAFVVTHVMYINFYTLDYGWNMMVCVMMGVTQLVIWAVWAGVSCHPSRWKVWLVVFSGGLAMLLEIYDFPPYQGLLDAHALWHATTIPLTYIWWSFVRDDAEFRTSNLVKKAK, encoded by the exons ATGTTAGTTCGTTATGTGGTTGCTTTCCTTCTGGGGCTTCTGTGGTCTGTCTTGGTAGTAGATGCAAGTCTTGGTGATGCTGATCCACATTATAG GAGTTGTGTAACCCAATGTCAAGAAAATGGATGTGTTGGTAAAAAATGCTTTCCAAATTGTAAATTTTCTTCGGATGGAGTTCTTATTGATCGTCCTTGGTACATGCAAGATTCACTTTACATACAATGGAAAAAATGGGACTGTCAAAGTGACTGTCGGTACTACTGCATGcttgagagagagaaagaaaaagaattacatAGCCTCGGCCCCGTCAAATATCATGGCAAATGGCCTTTCAAGCGTATTTATGGGATGCAG GAGCCTGCATCTGTGGCTTTCTCTGCTCTCAATCTTGCAATGCATTTTCATGGTTGGATctccttcttcattcttctttactATAAATTGCCTCTAAAATATGGAAAAAAGCCATATTATGAATATTCTGGTTTGTGGCATATCTATGCACTCTTATCACTAAACTCTTGGTTCTGGAGTGCTGTTTTCCACAGTCG AGATGTTGATCTGACAGAGAAACTGGACTACTCATCTGCAGTGGTTCTCCTTGGATATTCTCTCATTTTAGCCATATTACGTGGCTTCAATGTTAAGGATGAAGCTACCAGAGTTATGGTTTCTGCTCCATTGATAGCCTTTGTAGTCACTCATGTAATGTACATCAACTTCTATACATTAGATTATG GCTGGAATATGATGGTTTGCGTAATGATGGGTGTAACACAGCTTGTCATTTGGGCAGTTTGGGCAGGTGTTAGTTGCCATCCTTCACGGTGGAAGGTCTGGCTGGTTGTTTTCTCGGGTGGTCTTGCGATGCTCCTAGAAATATACGATTTCCCTCCGTATCAAGGACTTCTGGATGCTCATGCTCTTTGGCATGCAACAACAATTCCTCTGACCTACATTTGGTGGAGCTTCGTAAGGGACGATGCTGAATTTCGAACCTCTAACCTTGTTAAGAAGGCCAAGTAG
- the LOC107628881 gene encoding probable pinoresinol-lariciresinol reductase 3 isoform X1, whose translation MGKSKILIIGASGNLGFHLAEASLKFDHPTFALVRDSAFSDPIKAQKLHSLSHAGATLLKGSLQDEASIVEAVKLVDVVISAVSAKQTLDQKLLIRVIKQSGSIKRFIPAEFGADPTKVQIYDLEDGHNFYAPKLEIRQMVEAEGIPYTCICCNFFMKILLPSLVQPGLNAPPRDKVTIFGDGNTKGVFVKENDVAAFTISTVDDPRTLNKVLYLRPPGNVCSLNELVEMWETKIGKKLEKSHVSEEELVKKIKGTSYPANFEQLFIYSAFIKKDHTYFDIESSNGVNGTELYPQLKYTTVSEFLDTLV comes from the exons atggGAAAGAGCAAAATTTTGATAATTGGAGCAAGTGGGAACCTGGGTTTTCACTTAGCAGAAGCAAGCCTCAAGTTTGATCATCCAACATTTGCACTTGTTAGGGATTCTGCTTTCTCTGACCCCATCAAAGCACAGAAGCTTCACTCTCTCTCTCATGCTGGTGCCACCCTCCTCAAA GGTTCCCTCCAAGATGAAGCCAGCATTGTTGAAGCTGTCAAGTTAGTGGATGTTGTTATTTCTGCTGTTTCAGCTAAGCAAACTCTTGATCAGAAGCTTCTTATCCGAGTTATCAAACAATCTGGCTCCATTAAG AGATTCATCCCAGCTGAATTTGGAGCAGACCCTACCAAGGTTCAAATATATGACCTGGAGGATGGTCACAATTTCTACGCACCCAAACTCGAAATTCGCCAGATGGTTGAGGCCGAAGGAATTCCATATACCTGCATTTGCTGCAATTTCTTCATGAAGATTTTGCTCCCTTCTCTTGTTCAGCCAGGCTTAAATGCTCCTCCTAGGGACAAGGTTACCATATTTGGTGATGGGAACACAAAAG GCGTATTTGTTAAGGAAAATGACGTCGCTGCCTTCACTATTAGCACAGTTGATGACCCCCGCACCTTGAACAAAGTGTTGTACTTGAGACCCCCAGGAAACGTTTGTTCTCTGAATGAACTAGTCGAGATGTGGGAAACTAAAATCGGGAAGAAGCTTGAGAAATCACACGTCTCAGAAGAAGAGCTGGTCAAGAAAATCAAAG GTACTTCTTATCCTGCCAACTTTGAACAGCTTTTCATATATTCTGCTTTCATAAAGAAAGATCACACCTACTTTGACATTGAGTCTTCCAATGGAGTGAATGGCACAGAACTGTATCCACAACTGAAATATACCACAGTCAGTGAATTCTTAGACACACTAGTTTAG
- the LOC107628881 gene encoding probable pinoresinol-lariciresinol reductase 3 isoform X2, translating into MGKSKILIIGASGNLGFHLAEASLKFDHPTFALVRDSAFSDPIKAQKLHSLSHAGATLLKGSLQDEASIVEAVKLVDVVISAVSAKQTLDQKLLIRVIKQSGSIKRFIPAEFGADPTKVQIYDLEDGHNFYAPKLEIRQMVEAEGIPYTCICCNFFMKILLPSLVQPGLNAPPRDKVTIFGDGNTKGVFVKENDVAAFTISTVDDPRTLNKVLYLRPPGNVCSLNELVEMWETKIGKKLEKSHVSEEELVKKIKDEGVGQ; encoded by the exons atggGAAAGAGCAAAATTTTGATAATTGGAGCAAGTGGGAACCTGGGTTTTCACTTAGCAGAAGCAAGCCTCAAGTTTGATCATCCAACATTTGCACTTGTTAGGGATTCTGCTTTCTCTGACCCCATCAAAGCACAGAAGCTTCACTCTCTCTCTCATGCTGGTGCCACCCTCCTCAAA GGTTCCCTCCAAGATGAAGCCAGCATTGTTGAAGCTGTCAAGTTAGTGGATGTTGTTATTTCTGCTGTTTCAGCTAAGCAAACTCTTGATCAGAAGCTTCTTATCCGAGTTATCAAACAATCTGGCTCCATTAAG AGATTCATCCCAGCTGAATTTGGAGCAGACCCTACCAAGGTTCAAATATATGACCTGGAGGATGGTCACAATTTCTACGCACCCAAACTCGAAATTCGCCAGATGGTTGAGGCCGAAGGAATTCCATATACCTGCATTTGCTGCAATTTCTTCATGAAGATTTTGCTCCCTTCTCTTGTTCAGCCAGGCTTAAATGCTCCTCCTAGGGACAAGGTTACCATATTTGGTGATGGGAACACAAAAG GCGTATTTGTTAAGGAAAATGACGTCGCTGCCTTCACTATTAGCACAGTTGATGACCCCCGCACCTTGAACAAAGTGTTGTACTTGAGACCCCCAGGAAACGTTTGTTCTCTGAATGAACTAGTCGAGATGTGGGAAACTAAAATCGGGAAGAAGCTTGAGAAATCACACGTCTCAGAAGAAGAGCTGGTCAAGAAAATCAAAG ATGAAGGTGTGGGGCAATGA
- the LOC107628879 gene encoding transcription factor BEE 2 has translation MLHCVNMTVLERQQARTKKCIQQDLQDNGSSLFDVFSDDYSSLIHMPPAPSSSSAISSFVSPKKRKSESHKVVVAQQSHTKKEKRVKVSAEEDSSKMSEQITNKDEVASAENSIKGSTSEPHNNKPDYIHVRARRGQATDSHSLAERVRREKISERMKYLQDLVPGCNKITGKAGMLDEIINYVQSLQRQVEFLSMKLAAVNPRLELNVDDLFAKEVFPACAPNFEGIGMGSSEMTNNPAAYLDFNSVQQLVSCSNGLINNIGMNMTPSPDMGLRKTIAAPLSVSLPETFLDSSSCFNQVLPPSIWEGEFQIQNLYNVAFDQPRTSSFPPSHPFTGLVEASNLKMEMDM, from the exons atgttgCATTGTGTAAACATGACAGTGTTGGAGAGGCagcaagcaagaaccaagaaatGCATTCAACAAGATCTTCAAGACAATGGATCCTCGTTATTTGACGTCTTCTCTGATGATTATTCCTCCCTAATTCACATGCCTCctgctccttcttcttcttccgccATTTCCTCCTTTGTCTCTCCCAAGAAGAGAAAGTCTGAAAGCCACAAG GTGGTTGTTGCTCAACAAAGTCATACGAAGAAGGAGAAAAGAGTGAAAGTGAGTGCGGAAGAAGACTCATCCAAAATGAGTGAGCAAATTACGAACAAGGACGAAGTAGCTTCTGCTGAGAATTCCATTAAAGGATCTACTTCGGAGCCTCACAATAACAAACCTGACTACATTCATGTCCGAGCTCGCCGCGGCCAAGCCACTGATAGTCACAGCCTTGCAGAAAGA GTTAGAAGGGAAAAGATTAGCGAGAGAATGAAGTATTTGCAAGATTTGGTTCCGGGATGCAACAAGATTACAGGAAAAGCTGGAATGCTTGATGAAATCATAAACTATGTTCAGTCTCTTCAAAGACaagttgag TTCTTGTCTATGAAATTAGCTGCTGTAAACCCAAGACTTGAACTCAACGTTGATGATCTCTTTGCCAAAGAG GTATTTCCTGCTTGTGCTCCAAATTTTGAAGGCATTGGAATGGGATCATCAGAGATGACTAATAACCCTGCTGCATATCTTGACTTCAATTCAGTTCAACAACTTGTATCATGTTCCAATGGATTAATCAACAACATTGGCATGAATATGACCCCTTCACCAGACATGGGTCTTAGGAAAACCATTGCTGCACCCCTCTCTGTGTCTTTACCAGAAACATTTCTTGACTCATCATCTTGTTTCAAT CAAGTTTTACCTCCTTCAATTTGGGAAGGCGAATTCCAAATCCAAAACCTTTACAATGTGGCTTTTGATCAACCTAGAACATCATCTTTTCCACCTTCTCACCCATTTACAG GTTTAGTGGAAGCTAGTAATCTAAAGATGGAGATGGATatgtag